The following are encoded together in the Kribbella sp. CA-293567 genome:
- a CDS encoding TetR/AcrR family transcriptional regulator, giving the protein MGRVIRGLTAEQRKAERREQLLDAALELIAVHGYLATTIEQICSTAYVGTKSFYEVFDNREDCYVALLQRTSERLMADMMAVAARAEGNERQAAPGIIAAFAHALLDDPRVAVVTFGQAGGISKTVERQRRTNRRWAAGFLEQIWDRYDAPADPAPEAGDRDHRDSGRPAPAPDEADLRTRHTIAIGLVGGLFDLIADWLLDANANVPDQVEALIEDMTSFYITVRRGLTV; this is encoded by the coding sequence ATGGGGCGAGTGATCAGAGGTCTGACGGCAGAGCAACGCAAGGCGGAGCGCCGGGAGCAACTACTGGACGCCGCGCTCGAACTGATCGCCGTCCACGGCTACCTGGCCACGACGATCGAGCAGATCTGCAGTACGGCGTACGTGGGCACGAAGAGCTTCTACGAGGTTTTCGACAACCGCGAGGACTGTTACGTCGCCCTGCTGCAGAGGACCTCGGAACGCCTGATGGCCGACATGATGGCCGTCGCGGCACGGGCCGAGGGCAACGAACGCCAGGCGGCACCGGGCATCATCGCGGCCTTCGCGCACGCCCTGCTGGACGATCCGCGGGTCGCCGTCGTCACCTTCGGCCAGGCCGGCGGCATCTCCAAGACCGTCGAGCGGCAACGCCGGACCAACCGTCGCTGGGCGGCCGGCTTCCTGGAGCAGATCTGGGACCGGTACGACGCTCCGGCCGACCCCGCGCCCGAGGCCGGCGACCGTGATCACCGCGACTCGGGGCGCCCGGCACCCGCGCCGGACGAGGCCGACCTGCGCACCCGCCACACGATCGCGATCGGGCTGGTCGGCGGCCTGTTCGACCTGATCGCCGACTGGCTGCTCGACGCCAACGCCAATGTCCCCGACCAGGTGGAGGCCCTGATCGAGGACATGACGTCGTTCTACATCACCGTCCGGCGGGGACTGACTGTCTGA